The Iamia sp. SCSIO 61187 genomic sequence TGCCTGGCACCATCCGTGGCATGCATCCCCACCGGATCGGTGGGAGAAGCCGCTGGTCAGGGGTGACATCTCTGACCGGGCGGGAATGTTGACCTAGGTGATCAGGTTTGTCACTCTTTGCGTGGCACCCCTCCGTGGAGGGGTGTGGTCCCACACCTGCGAGAGGCCCACCCGATGCTCACCACCGAGATCGATCCCGAGCTCGACCCCGACCAGCTGGCCGACATCGAGAAGTTCGAGACGATGCTCGCCCGGCACCTCGAGGGGGCGATCGACGAGGACGCCTTCCGGGTCTTCCGCCTGAACAACGGGATCTACGGCCAGCGCCAGGGCGGCCACAACCAGATGGTGAGGGTCAAGATCCCCTACGGGTCGATCATGCCCGAGCAGCTCGAGATGTTCGCCGAGCTGGCCGACACCCACTCCCGGGGCTGGGGCCACATCACGACCCGCCAGAACGTCCAGTTCCACTACGTCCAGCTGACCGACGTCCCCAACGTGCTCCGCAAGCTGGCCTCGGTGGGGATGACCACCCGGGAGGCCTGCGGCGACACCGTCCGCACCGTGCAGGGCTGCCACCTGGCCGGCGCCTGCCCCTTCGAGCACCTCGACATCAGCCCCTGGGCCGAGGCCGCCACCGAGCACTTCATCCGGAACCCGCTCAGCCAGCGCCTCCCCCGCAAGTTCAAGATCAACTTCTCGGGCTGCGCCACCGACTGCGGCCAGGCCATGTTCAACGACGCCGGCGTCATCGCCGTGAGCCGGCGCCGCGACGACGGGACGATCGAGGCCGGCTTCCGGGTCTTCGTGGCCGGCGGGCTGGGCGCCAACCCCCACCCCGCCCTGGCCCTCGAGGAGTTCACGCCCCGCGAGGAGCTGATGGCCACCCTCGAGGCGATCCTCCGGGTGTTCAACAACCACGGCAACCGGGACAACAAGATCCGGGCCCGCATGAAGTGGCTCGTCGACACCATGGGCTGGGAGGAGCTCCAGGCCCGGGTGCTCAAGGAGCGCAACCTCCTCGTCGCCTCCGCCACCTGGCCCGGCGGCATCCCCGAGCACGTCCAGAAGGTCGGCGACGCCCCCGCCGGCCGGTCGGCCACCGTCGAGCCCACGCCGATGGGCCAGGGCACCGCCGTGGCCATCCGATCGGGGGCCTACGAGGCCTGGGAGAGCGCCAACGTCGTCCGGGGCGAGGCCAAGGGCACCGTCTCGGCCTACGCCTGGAGCCGGCTGGGCGACGTCACCTCCGACCAGTTCCGGGCCCTCGCCGCCATCCAGCGCGAGCTCCACGCCGACGTGCGGCTCACCAACCGCCAGAACCTCGTGTTCCGGGGCCTCACCGAGGGCCAGCTGCCGCTGCTGTACGAGCGGTTGACGGCCATCGGCATGGCCGAGCCCGGCGCCGAGCTGGTGCGCGACGTGGTCGCCTGCCCCGGCGCCGACACCTGCAACCTGGCCGTGACCCAGAGCCGGGGCCTGGCCTCGGCCATCGGCGAGCAGCTCGAGGAGGAGGGGCTGGCCACCGTCGGCGGTGTCCGCATCAACATCTCCGGCTGCACCAACTCCTGCGGCCAGCACCACACCGCCGACATCGGCTTCTACGGCGCCGAGCGTCGGGCCCACGGCCAGGCCGCCCCCGGCTACCAGATGCTCCTCGGCGGCTACGTCGGCCAGGAGCAGGCCCACTTCGGGAACCGGGCCCTGCGGCTGCCGGCCAAGGCCGCCCCCGCCGCAGCCGCCGCCGTCGTCCGCCGCTTCGACGAGGAGCGCACCGTCGGCGAGAGCTTCCGCTCCTGGCTCGACCGCTCCGGCGGGGCCAAGGGCGTGGCCGAGGGGCTCAAGGACCTGGGCGTGTTCCCGACCCCCGAGGACGCCCCCGACTACTACGTCGACTACGGCGAGACCGGGCCCTACGAGGCCGAGGTCGGCGAAGGAGAGTGCGCCGCGTCATGAGCCCGTTCCCCCCCTCCGCACCCCGCCCCGCGAGGATCCCATGAGTGCCATCACCGGACCGGGGATCGGGCCGCTGGCCATCCCCGACTTCAGCGACGAGGAGCTGGCCGAGCTCAACCGCGAGTTCGAGCACCTCCCCGCCTCGAAGATCATCCAGTGGGCGGTCGACACCTTCGCCCCCCACCTGTGCATGACGGCCTCGTTCACCGACGCCGTGCTGATCGACCTCGCCGTCCAGGTCGACCCGGGCATCGAGGTGGTGTTCATCGACACCGGCTACCACTTCCCCGAGACGCTCCAGACCGTCGAGGACGTGCGCCGCCACTACGGCCTCAACCTGCGGATGATGACCGTCGCCCGCCAGGAGGAGGAGCTGTGGGCGGCCGACCCGGCCAACTGCTGCTCGGCGGTGAAGGTCGGCCAGCTCGACCGGGCCCTCGCCGGCAAGGCGGCCTGGATGAGCGGGCTGCGCCGGGCCGACGCCGGCACCCGGGAGACGGCACCGATCGTCGTGCGCGACCTGCGGGGCCTGGTGAAGGTGAACCCCATCGCCACCTGGTCCGACCTCGACGTGCAGGGCTACATCGCCGACCACGAGGTCCCGGTGAACCCGCTGACCCAGCAGGGCTACCCCTCGATCGGCTGCATGCCGTGCACCTCGAAGGTGGCCGACGGCGAGGACGCCCGCGCCGGCCGCTGGCGGGGCTCCGACAAGACCGAGTGCGGCCTGCACCTCAGCTAGAGGTCGATGCCGCCGCCCGCCGGCGGCGGGCCTCCCGGCGGGCGGTCACCGTGGGCCAGACCGCGATCAGCCCGGCGGGGACGCCGACGGACCCGGCGAGCAGGGCCTTCTCGGTCCAGACCGGCACCGGGTCCTCCACCGCCTCGGCCGTCGACGGCCGGTCCGGGTCGTAGCGGATGCGGAGCCTGTCGGAGGTCGGGCGGGCCTCGGTGGCCACCGAGGCCCTGGCCTCGGCGCCGTCGGGCAGGTCGAAGCGGACCAGCGTGTCGTGGTAGCCGATGAGGGTGCGGTTGGTCTCGACCTCGACGACCTCGGCCACGACCTCGACGCCTTCGTCGCGGAGCCGCTCCTCCCGGACCCGGTCCCCGATCCCCGACCCCGCGGCCCAGAGGCCGATCACCCCCAGGAGGGCGACCGGGATCCAGCGCTGCCAGGGTTCCGTCCGCTCCCACCGGGCCACGGGTCGCTCCTGTGTCAGGCGACGTCGGCGAGCAGGTGCGCCGGGGTCGTCGAGGTGTTGGGTTCTGTTCGCGCCAGGCGACACACCTGGCCGGGAGCGGTGTCAGAACGGCGATGGCCGCGTCGACCGTCGTTCTGGTCGCGCCAGGCGACATCGGTGTCCGACAGCTGTGTCAGAACGGTGCTGGCGGTCACGTCCCGCGCGACCGGAGGCCGGGACGAAGCATGCTGCCCACCGACGACACCGACGGTCGGAGCCACGCCCTCGGACGACGACCAACGTGACATCGACGGCGACGGTAGCGGGCGGCGACCCCCCTCTAGCGCCGGACGTTGAGGGTGACGCCGTCGCCCACCGTCACCATGACGGTGCCGACCCGGTCGTCGGCGACGGCATGGTCGTTGTAGGTGCGGATGGCGGTGCGGTTGGCGTCGGCCTCGTCGGGCTCGACGACGTCGCCGCCCCACAGGGTGTTGTCGACGGCGAGCAGCCCGCCGGGCCGGAGCCGGGGCACGAGGAGCTCGTGGTAGGTCACGTAGCCGGGCTTGTCGGCGTCGACGAAGGCCAGGTCGATGGGCTCGCCGTCGAAGAGGTCGCCGGCGAGGGTCTCGGCCGCCGGGGCGATGCGGAGGTCGATGCGATCGGCGACGCCGGCGTCGTCCCAGGCCTGCCGGGCGATCGCCGTCCACTCCTCGCTCACGTCGCAGCAGACGAGACGCCCACCGGCGGCCAGCCCGCGGGCGATCGCCAGCGCCGACATGCCCGTGAAGGTCCCCACCTCGACCGCCCGCCGGGTCCCGGTCAGCCGGGCCAGGGCGGTCATCAGGGCGGCCTGGTCGGCGCCGATCTGCATCCCGGCCACGTCGCCCAGCTCCGCCGTCCGGGCCACCAGGTCGGCCGCGACCGCGTCGAGCGGGTCGGAGTGGGCCTCGACGTAGGCGGCCAGGGCATCGGAGGTCAGGAACGAGCGGCTCATGGCCCCGACGCTATGCCCCGGGTCCCGCGGGTGATCCGTCGCCGCCCCCGTCGGGGGCACCGCTCCAGGTCCGCCCGTCGCGGCCGATAGCGTCTGGGTCCGGACGCCTGGAGGACGCGGCATGCTCGATCTGACCGAGGACACCCTCGCTCCCGACGTCGTCGTCCGCCGCGCCCCGTCCACCGACATCGACGTCCGCCCCGGCCCGTCCGGAGCGCCGCCGGTGGTGGGTGTCTCCGAGGGGGCCGTGTGGGCCCGGGCCGAGACCGACAGCACCGGGATCGACGTCGGCCACGGATCGCTCAACGTCGTGATCCGGTCGGGGACGGTCCTGATCGACGCCCAGGCCGGCGCCGGGCTGCTGATCATCCTGCGCGGCGAGGCCGAGGTCTCCGCCGGCGGCGAGCTCGACCGGGTGGCGCAGGCGGGCGACGCCCTGACCTTCGACGCCACCGGCCGCATCAGCGACCCGGACCCCGTCGACGCCGGGGAGCTGGCCCGCGACCCGTTCGTCAGCCTCAACCTCGTGCTCGACGCCCTCGGCGGCGTGCCCGTGCTGTTCCCCGCCGCCGACGCGCCGGCACCGTCGTCGAGCGGGCGGCTGGGCGCGCCGGCGCCCGTCGACGACATGGTGCCGGACCGGCGCCGGAGCAAGGGGCTCTTCACTCGCGCCAAGCGCTAGTGGGCCTCGACGGTCCGGGGGACCGTCAGAAGCGATGGGCGTACTCGTAGCCCCTGATGATGGTGCTGACGAGCGACTGCGACGACCGGGTGCGCCAGAAGCCGATGTCGCCCTCCGCCGGCGTCCGGCGCAGCAGGCCGAAGAAGGTGATGATCACCGAGGTGTCGGCCGCCGTCGCCGCCTCGAGCTCGGCCGACTCCGAGAACCCCACCATCACCCCACCCCGGGTCCGGCGCCCGCTCTCGAGCTCACCGACCCAGAAGTCGAGGTCCGACGGCGACGGGTCCCGGTGGAGGACGTTCTCGTAGACCCGGTCGACGAAGGCGGTGTCGTCGAGGTCCCCGTACTCGGCCTGGAACTCCTGACCCGCCACCATGATGGTCGCCACCCGCGTGAGCGAGACGCCGCCGTTGACCCGGCCCCACCAGTACCGCATCCCGCCCGTGTCCGGTCGGCGTCGCAGCACCGCCTGGTACAGCCGGACGATGCCGCCGGTCCGGCCCTGGTACGCCCGCTGGGCGAGGACCTCGTGGGCGAACACGTCGGGCCGCTGGCCGTCGTGGAGCTGGGCCACGCCGATGAACAGCTCCCGGTCGGTCGGGAGCCGGTCGTAGGCGTCGACGTACATGCGGCGCACGAAGGCCACGGCGTCGGGCTGGGCGCCGTAGCGGACCTGCTCGTGGATCCACGTCGAGTAGGCGGCCACCCGGGTGTAGATGCCGGGGTACCCGCTCCGGGCGCAGCCCAGGCCGGTGCTGACGATGCCGACCTGGATCCACGAGCCGCCGCGATCCTCGACCAGGGGTCCGCCGCTGTCGCCCTGGCACGAGTCCCGTCCCAGGCGCGCCGCGCAGACCATCGTCGACTGCTGGTAGAAGCCGGGGTAGGCGTCCTGGCACGCCGAGGGCGACGACACGTCGACGGTCACCTGGCGCAGCCGGGCCGGGATCGTGGAGGAGCCCTCCTGGGTCACGCCCCAGCCGGTCGCCACCACGTCGGTGCCCGCCGGTGGGCTCACCCCCTGGGCGGTGAGGGGCTGGACCGGGATCGAGGCCGGCGCCGGCTCGTCGAGGCGGATGAGGGCGAGGTCGTTGCGGTCGTCGACCCCGTCCCACGCCGGGTGGAAGCGGAACTCCCTGCTGTCGATGCGGACCCCGCCGGCGGTGAGGTCCTGCGTGCCGACGAGGACCTGGATCGTCGCCGGGGTCTCGACCAGGTCGGCCTGCCCGGGACGCACGTCGTAGAGGCAGTGGGCGGCGGTGAGCACCCAGCTGCGCTGGACGAGCGTCCCGCCGCAGCGCAACCCCCGGTGGCTGCTGGGGTCGTTCGCCCGCACGAGGGCGACCTGCGAGGGCCAGGCGCCGGGAGCGGCCTCGGTGCCGCCGACGATCTGGGTCTGGGGATCGTCCACTTCGGGCTCGCTCGTCTCGCCCCCGGGAGCCGGGGCGAAGGGGCCGGGCTCCTCGGCCGCCACCGGGGCGGGAGCCGCGCCCACCAGCACCCCCAGGGCCACCGCCCCCACCAGCAGGCGCCGGAGCGCGGTCGCACGTCGTGCCTGGTCCATCGAGCGTCTCCCTCGGCCGGGCGGGACGGTAGCAGCGCGCCACGGGGCGGCGGCGGGGGCCCGACGCGCCGCGGTCAGAACCGGTCGGCGTAGGTCCAGCTGGCGAGGAGGAAGCGGGCGCGGTCGACGGTGGGGCGGCCGGTCCAGGTGCGGAGCTCGCCGTCGTCGGGGACCCGGCGGAGCAGGGCGTGGACGTCGGCGACGACGACGGTGCTCGCGGCGGCCAGGGCCTTGAACTCGGCGGACTCGGAGAACCCGACCATCACGTGGCCGCGGGTGCGACGCCCGCTGTCGAGCTCGCCGACCCAGAAGGCCGTGTCCTCCGGGGTGGGGTCGCGCCGGAGCACGTTCTCGTACACCCGGTCGACGAAGGCGGTGCTGTCGAGCTCGCCGTAGAGCCGGCGGAACTCGGCGGCGGCGACCATGCGGTCGGCGATGCGGATGAGCCCGGCGCCGCGGTTGCGCTCGCCCATCCAGAAGGTGAGGCCTCCGCTGTCGGGGCCGCGGAGGAAGATGGCCTCGTACAGGCGGATCACGCCCCCGGAGCGGGCCCGGTAGGTGGCGCTGTCGAGCAGCCCGGCGACGTAGGCGGCGGTGGACAGGCCGCCCTGGAGGTCGGCGACGCCGGAGAAGAGCTCCACGGCGGTCGGGGGGCGGCCGAACAGGTCGCGGTGCTGGCGGTCGACGAAGGCGTTGGCGTCGGGGTGGGGCCCGTAGCGCACCTGCGACCCGATCCAGCCGGAGAAGGTCGAGACCCGGGCGAAGACGCTGGGGTGCTCGCCGCAGACGGCGCCGTAGCTGACCACCCCGACCTGGACCCCCGCGACGAAGACGGGACCACCGCTGTCGCCCTGGCAGGTGCCGCGCTGTCGGGCCCAGGCGCAGATGGAGGCGGTGGCGCTGAAGAAGCTCGCCCCGAAGACGCCCTCGCAGGTGCTCGGGTGCTGGGCGAGGAGCTCGACCTCCCGCAGGTCGGGCGGGTAGGTGCCGCTGCTGTGGGCGAGGTCACCCCACCCGACGGCCGTCTCGACGGTGTCGGGGAGGGGTGCGTCCGCCCCGGGCCGGGCCAGCGCCTGGTTGGGGACCTGGGGCGGGACGGGGCGGTCGAGCCGCAGGAGGGCGATGTCGTTCCGGATCAGGGACCGGTTCCAGAGCGGGTGCACCCTGATCTCCGCGACCCGGATCCGGGTCCCGCCGACCCGGAGGTCCTGGGTGCCCACGACGACGTCGACCTCCGCCGCCCGGGGGAGCCACCCGGTGTAGGGGTCGTTGACGCAGTGCGCGGCGGTGAGGACCCAGGACCGGTCGACGACCGTGCCCCCGCAGAACTGGCCCAGCACGGCGTCGGACCCGCGGTACACGAGGGCGGCCTGCGACGGGTGGGCACCGGGCGGGGCGATCGTCCCGCCCACGATCTGGGTCGAGGGCGGCACGTCGGACGGGGCGGCGTCGGACCGGTCCGTCCGGTCGGCCCGGCGCGGGCCCCAGTCCTCGGGGTCGGCGGTGGTGGCCGCGCCTGCCGTCCCGCTCGGGACCGCCACCAGTCCGGCCAGGACCACCACGAGGGCCACGGCGCCTCGGCGCCAGCGCGACGTGCTGTTGGTCTGCATCCCTGTGTCCTCCACGACGAGGCCGCCCGCAGGGGCCGCCGCCACGCCACGGGTCGGTTCGCAGGGTCGATCCCCGTCACCGCGCCGTCTCGGAGAGTAGTGGGGCCGGGGTGCGCGACCCCGCCTCTCAGGCCAGGTGATCGATGAAGCGCTCCAGCTGGCGCAGGTTCCGGCACTCGAACACGCCGTCGCAGAAGGTCGCGTACTCCCCGACGATCGAGTCCCCGGTGTCCCAGTAGTTCCGGGGCTCGGGGTTGAGCCAGTACACGTGGCGGGCCCGGTGCTGCATCTCCTTGACCACCCAGGACTGGGAGGCGTGGTAGTTGTTGCGGGCGTCGCCGAGGAGGATGACGGTGGTCTTGGGGCCGATCTCGCGCCCCCACCGCTGCCAGAACACCTCGAAGGCGTGGCCGTAGTCGGAGTGGCCGTCGACCCAGACCACGTCGGCCTCGGTGTTGACCCGGTGGATGGCCTGGTTGATGTCCTCGTTGCCCTCGAAGTACGAGGTGACCTCGTCGATGCCGTCGATGAAGGTGAAGGCCCGGACCTTCGAGAACTGGTTGCTGATGGCGTACACGAGCATCAGCGTGAACCGGGCGAAGGCGGCCACCGAGCCGGAGATGTCGGCGACGACGAAGATCTCGGGCTTGTGCGGCTTGGGGTGGCGGAACTGCGGCTCGGCCGGGACGCCGCCGTAGCTGAGGGACTTGCGGACGGTGCGGCGGAAGTCGAGGGTGCCCTTGCGGCCGTGGCGGCGCTTGCGGGCCAGGCGGACGGCCAGGCGTCGGGTGAGGGGCCCCAGCGCCTTGCGCAGGTTCGCCATCTCGTCCCGGCTGGCGTGCATGAAGTCGACGTCTTCCGGCAGCGGCTTGCGCAGGGTGCGGGCCATGGCCT encodes the following:
- a CDS encoding nitrite/sulfite reductase gives rise to the protein MLTTEIDPELDPDQLADIEKFETMLARHLEGAIDEDAFRVFRLNNGIYGQRQGGHNQMVRVKIPYGSIMPEQLEMFAELADTHSRGWGHITTRQNVQFHYVQLTDVPNVLRKLASVGMTTREACGDTVRTVQGCHLAGACPFEHLDISPWAEAATEHFIRNPLSQRLPRKFKINFSGCATDCGQAMFNDAGVIAVSRRRDDGTIEAGFRVFVAGGLGANPHPALALEEFTPREELMATLEAILRVFNNHGNRDNKIRARMKWLVDTMGWEELQARVLKERNLLVASATWPGGIPEHVQKVGDAPAGRSATVEPTPMGQGTAVAIRSGAYEAWESANVVRGEAKGTVSAYAWSRLGDVTSDQFRALAAIQRELHADVRLTNRQNLVFRGLTEGQLPLLYERLTAIGMAEPGAELVRDVVACPGADTCNLAVTQSRGLASAIGEQLEEEGLATVGGVRINISGCTNSCGQHHTADIGFYGAERRAHGQAAPGYQMLLGGYVGQEQAHFGNRALRLPAKAAPAAAAAVVRRFDEERTVGESFRSWLDRSGGAKGVAEGLKDLGVFPTPEDAPDYYVDYGETGPYEAEVGEGECAAS
- a CDS encoding phosphoadenylyl-sulfate reductase is translated as MSAITGPGIGPLAIPDFSDEELAELNREFEHLPASKIIQWAVDTFAPHLCMTASFTDAVLIDLAVQVDPGIEVVFIDTGYHFPETLQTVEDVRRHYGLNLRMMTVARQEEELWAADPANCCSAVKVGQLDRALAGKAAWMSGLRRADAGTRETAPIVVRDLRGLVKVNPIATWSDLDVQGYIADHEVPVNPLTQQGYPSIGCMPCTSKVADGEDARAGRWRGSDKTECGLHLS
- a CDS encoding DUF3592 domain-containing protein, with protein sequence MARWERTEPWQRWIPVALLGVIGLWAAGSGIGDRVREERLRDEGVEVVAEVVEVETNRTLIGYHDTLVRFDLPDGAEARASVATEARPTSDRLRIRYDPDRPSTAEAVEDPVPVWTEKALLAGSVGVPAGLIAVWPTVTARREARRRRAAASTSS
- a CDS encoding O-methyltransferase codes for the protein MSRSFLTSDALAAYVEAHSDPLDAVAADLVARTAELGDVAGMQIGADQAALMTALARLTGTRRAVEVGTFTGMSALAIARGLAAGGRLVCCDVSEEWTAIARQAWDDAGVADRIDLRIAPAAETLAGDLFDGEPIDLAFVDADKPGYVTYHELLVPRLRPGGLLAVDNTLWGGDVVEPDEADANRTAIRTYNDHAVADDRVGTVMVTVGDGVTLNVRR
- a CDS encoding trypsin-like serine protease produces the protein MDQARRATALRRLLVGAVALGVLVGAAPAPVAAEEPGPFAPAPGGETSEPEVDDPQTQIVGGTEAAPGAWPSQVALVRANDPSSHRGLRCGGTLVQRSWVLTAAHCLYDVRPGQADLVETPATIQVLVGTQDLTAGGVRIDSREFRFHPAWDGVDDRNDLALIRLDEPAPASIPVQPLTAQGVSPPAGTDVVATGWGVTQEGSSTIPARLRQVTVDVSSPSACQDAYPGFYQQSTMVCAARLGRDSCQGDSGGPLVEDRGGSWIQVGIVSTGLGCARSGYPGIYTRVAAYSTWIHEQVRYGAQPDAVAFVRRMYVDAYDRLPTDRELFIGVAQLHDGQRPDVFAHEVLAQRAYQGRTGGIVRLYQAVLRRRPDTGGMRYWWGRVNGGVSLTRVATIMVAGQEFQAEYGDLDDTAFVDRVYENVLHRDPSPSDLDFWVGELESGRRTRGGVMVGFSESAELEAATAADTSVIITFFGLLRRTPAEGDIGFWRTRSSQSLVSTIIRGYEYAHRF
- a CDS encoding trypsin-like serine protease; this encodes MQTNSTSRWRRGAVALVVVLAGLVAVPSGTAGAATTADPEDWGPRRADRTDRSDAAPSDVPPSTQIVGGTIAPPGAHPSQAALVYRGSDAVLGQFCGGTVVDRSWVLTAAHCVNDPYTGWLPRAAEVDVVVGTQDLRVGGTRIRVAEIRVHPLWNRSLIRNDIALLRLDRPVPPQVPNQALARPGADAPLPDTVETAVGWGDLAHSSGTYPPDLREVELLAQHPSTCEGVFGASFFSATASICAWARQRGTCQGDSGGPVFVAGVQVGVVSYGAVCGEHPSVFARVSTFSGWIGSQVRYGPHPDANAFVDRQHRDLFGRPPTAVELFSGVADLQGGLSTAAYVAGLLDSATYRARSGGVIRLYEAIFLRGPDSGGLTFWMGERNRGAGLIRIADRMVAAAEFRRLYGELDSTAFVDRVYENVLRRDPTPEDTAFWVGELDSGRRTRGHVMVGFSESAEFKALAAASTVVVADVHALLRRVPDDGELRTWTGRPTVDRARFLLASWTYADRF